A window of the Desulfobacula toluolica Tol2 genome harbors these coding sequences:
- the yidD gene encoding membrane protein insertion efficiency factor YidD, which yields MLLQLFGIRVFNIRTSIAWAFIVLILIPASFAFSMETASLNHVPGLIGFYQVYISPVDGDRCPMVPSCSTYIKNSVKKHGVFMGWIMGMDRLVRCGRDEVKTSSPLWINGKKYIYDPVENNDFWWSNK from the coding sequence GTGCTTTTACAACTATTTGGTATCCGCGTATTTAATATCCGGACATCTATTGCCTGGGCATTCATTGTTTTGATTCTGATTCCTGCTTCTTTTGCATTTTCTATGGAAACGGCTTCTTTGAACCATGTTCCGGGCCTTATTGGTTTTTATCAGGTCTATATCTCGCCGGTTGACGGTGATCGGTGTCCCATGGTTCCGTCCTGTTCTACCTATATAAAAAACAGCGTCAAAAAACACGGGGTTTTTATGGGATGGATAATGGGAATGGACCGGCTGGTCCGTTGCGGCAGGGATGAAGTCAAAACTTCTTCTCCGTTATGGATAAACGGGAAAAAATATATATACGATCCGGTTGAAAATAATGATTTTTGGTGGTCGAATAAATGA
- a CDS encoding tetratricopeptide repeat protein, whose translation MNRIFSMMVLILFLAILLFSPVSGFPADVVMADVVMVDAQKQYQLAQTLFEEKEFSAAAHEYIRFFHLFPHHERVVEARYNTGVSFFNAGRFDDAVRHLAAVAELGTDLKFVPDRLKSGRTKFDGTKFDGTQSGLAVDAMFKLSEVYVAMDKPGMAVSVLRNLVTLTRAGDLEINLKSGADFISPLPLETDLKPVPGGTQSVSEIGSIGDRACFVLGWLLLDKADVLKSRSDYPVYPVREAEKYFSMISLEGKKKYRMENSIASLEKIGQLKKKIPAVAGALSVVPGGGFLYCERYQDALVSFLLNSSLMLAAYESFENDNKFLGGAICFVEAGFYTGNIYGSITSAHKYNQTKQKQFIDSLKQDYRDHKNKVSFHPGFVKNGMAFMLKYKF comes from the coding sequence ATGAACAGGATTTTTTCAATGATGGTTTTGATTCTTTTTTTGGCGATACTTTTATTTTCTCCGGTCAGCGGATTCCCGGCAGATGTGGTTATGGCAGATGTGGTTATGGTGGATGCCCAAAAACAGTATCAACTTGCACAGACCTTGTTTGAAGAAAAAGAGTTTTCTGCTGCTGCCCATGAATATATTCGGTTTTTTCATTTGTTTCCCCATCATGAACGGGTGGTTGAGGCCAGATATAACACTGGAGTTTCTTTTTTTAATGCGGGTCGGTTTGACGATGCTGTAAGGCATCTTGCAGCAGTGGCTGAATTGGGAACGGATTTGAAATTTGTTCCAGATAGACTAAAATCAGGTAGAACAAAATTTGATGGAACAAAATTTGATGGAACACAATCCGGCCTTGCAGTCGACGCCATGTTTAAGCTAAGTGAAGTTTATGTGGCCATGGATAAACCCGGCATGGCCGTATCTGTTCTCCGAAACCTGGTAACGCTGACCCGGGCCGGTGACTTGGAGATAAATTTGAAATCCGGGGCAGATTTTATATCACCATTGCCATTGGAAACAGATTTGAAACCGGTCCCCGGTGGAACACAATCTGTCTCAGAAATTGGCAGTATTGGTGACAGGGCCTGCTTTGTGCTGGGATGGCTACTGCTTGACAAGGCAGATGTGTTAAAATCCCGGAGTGATTATCCGGTATACCCGGTCCGGGAGGCTGAAAAATATTTTTCAATGATCAGCCTTGAAGGTAAAAAAAAATACCGGATGGAAAACAGTATCGCTTCTCTTGAAAAAATAGGTCAATTAAAAAAGAAAATCCCTGCTGTGGCAGGTGCATTGTCCGTTGTCCCCGGGGGCGGGTTTTTGTATTGTGAAAGATATCAAGACGCCCTGGTCTCCTTTTTGTTGAATTCGTCTCTTATGCTGGCGGCCTATGAATCATTTGAAAACGACAATAAGTTTCTGGGTGGAGCGATCTGTTTTGTCGAAGCCGGTTTTTATACCGGTAATATTTACGGGTCTATCACCAGCGCTCATAAATACAATCAAACAAAACAAAAACAGTTTATTGATAGTTTGAAACAAGACTATCGTGACCATAAAAATAAAGTATCGTTTCATCCCGGTTTTGTAAAAAACGGCATGGCATTCATGTTGAAATATAAATTTTAA
- the gspF gene encoding type II secretion system inner membrane protein GspF codes for MPVYEYTALNKKGKNISGLLNADNIKAATGKLRSSKIFPISITEITTRAGKQKKGFSFFYSPVRSSEIAMMTRQLATLITAGFPLTTALNTLLPQTKNQSFKRILSGIKDAIEEGSSFAAALSQYPGIFSVIYINMVKAGEASGTLEIVLERLADIYEKQNKLNRKIKSAMAYPLLMTLVGIGVLFFLLTVIVPNITSIFEEMNQSLPLTTQILINTSRFLKHWWWVIAGIIGLLMIFYHIISKKSAVQTAIDKFILNLPVAGELVQKISVARLTRTLGSLLENGVSLLDALEIVKNITGNKIIANAILEAKQEVECGRELGDVLSQNAHFPYLAVQMIKVGEQSGNLESMLKKTARVYDDEIETTIIGMTTIMEPLIILVMGVVVGFIVLSICLPIFEMNQLVR; via the coding sequence ATGCCGGTTTATGAATACACTGCATTAAACAAAAAAGGAAAAAATATTTCCGGATTACTCAATGCAGACAACATCAAAGCTGCAACAGGCAAATTACGCAGTTCGAAAATATTTCCCATCTCAATAACAGAAATCACGACCCGTGCCGGAAAACAAAAAAAAGGGTTCTCTTTTTTCTATTCACCCGTCCGGTCATCTGAAATTGCAATGATGACAAGGCAACTGGCCACTCTTATTACAGCCGGATTCCCACTGACCACTGCACTGAACACCCTGCTTCCCCAGACAAAAAATCAATCTTTTAAACGAATTTTATCCGGGATCAAAGATGCCATTGAGGAAGGCAGCAGTTTTGCCGCAGCCCTGTCGCAATACCCTGGAATTTTTTCGGTTATCTATATTAATATGGTCAAGGCCGGAGAAGCCTCCGGCACCCTGGAGATTGTTCTGGAAAGATTGGCCGATATTTATGAAAAACAAAACAAACTGAACAGAAAAATCAAATCAGCAATGGCCTACCCTCTGTTGATGACGCTTGTGGGCATAGGTGTTTTGTTCTTTCTTCTGACGGTTATCGTTCCCAATATCACCTCCATCTTTGAAGAGATGAACCAGTCACTCCCATTGACAACACAAATCCTGATCAATACCAGCCGGTTTTTAAAACACTGGTGGTGGGTGATTGCCGGTATCATAGGGTTGTTGATGATTTTCTATCATATCATCAGCAAAAAATCTGCTGTTCAAACAGCCATTGATAAATTTATCTTAAATCTTCCAGTGGCAGGGGAACTGGTTCAAAAAATATCCGTTGCCAGATTAACCAGAACCCTGGGATCTTTGCTGGAAAACGGAGTCTCTTTGCTGGATGCCCTTGAAATCGTGAAAAATATTACGGGCAATAAAATTATAGCAAATGCCATTCTGGAAGCGAAACAAGAAGTTGAATGCGGCCGTGAGTTAGGGGATGTATTGAGTCAAAACGCCCATTTTCCCTACCTGGCAGTGCAGATGATAAAAGTGGGCGAACAAAGCGGCAATCTTGAATCCATGTTAAAAAAAACCGCCCGGGTATATGATGATGAAATCGAAACAACTATTATCGGCATGACCACCATTATGGAGCCTTTGATCATACTGGTAATGGGAGTTGTGGTAGGATTTATTGTTCTGTCTATCTGTCTGCCCATTTTTGAAATGAACCAGTTGGTAAGGTAA
- a CDS encoding ABC transporter substrate-binding protein — protein MNKKKYPYIYFVMICICGYLSVFAGDAFAGEEHSIAVVVSKKIRPYMNVMEGITKGLKETISIRVFFLSDSDPQNNEQVLGKLEKGQFDLLVAVGPEAAKMVWRTGGKFQISPQKLFTAVLDPGSLGADSKFISKSFEYADSINIQSVPICGISLRIPVDRQVREIAQAFINVKKIGLLFDARNNKGFYETAGFASQQYGIALIPLQVEAMKQIPGVLAKNWQNIDCVWMIPDRTVISEKIIQYIIRLGIYHKTGVIGYNSFFIRSGAVFSFDFDYTALGLQTAGKIEAYFKTGECSADPPEFKTVINRKMVDKIGLQVRE, from the coding sequence ATGAATAAAAAAAAATATCCATATATATATTTTGTCATGATCTGTATTTGCGGATATCTGTCCGTATTTGCCGGTGATGCCTTTGCCGGTGAAGAGCATAGTATTGCCGTTGTTGTTTCAAAGAAGATCAGGCCGTATATGAATGTAATGGAAGGCATTACAAAGGGCTTGAAAGAAACAATCTCAATCCGGGTGTTTTTTCTTTCCGATTCAGATCCCCAAAATAATGAACAGGTCTTAGGCAAACTGGAAAAAGGTCAGTTTGATTTGCTTGTAGCTGTCGGACCCGAGGCGGCGAAAATGGTTTGGAGAACAGGGGGCAAATTTCAAATAAGTCCTCAAAAATTGTTCACAGCCGTTCTTGATCCCGGTAGTTTGGGAGCTGATTCCAAATTTATTTCCAAATCTTTTGAATATGCAGATTCTATAAATATTCAATCTGTCCCTATCTGTGGTATTTCCTTGAGGATTCCAGTTGATAGACAGGTTCGGGAAATTGCACAAGCATTTATCAATGTAAAAAAAATCGGGTTGCTGTTTGATGCCCGGAACAATAAAGGGTTTTATGAAACAGCCGGTTTTGCATCACAACAATATGGCATTGCCCTTATCCCGTTGCAGGTTGAAGCCATGAAGCAGATTCCCGGGGTGCTGGCAAAAAACTGGCAAAATATTGACTGTGTCTGGATGATTCCGGACCGGACCGTGATTTCTGAAAAAATCATACAATATATTATCAGGCTTGGTATTTACCATAAAACAGGCGTGATAGGATATAATTCTTTTTTTATTCGTTCAGGTGCGGTTTTTTCTTTTGATTTTGATTATACGGCATTGGGATTACAGACTGCCGGAAAAATCGAGGCCTATTTTAAAACCGGTGAGTGCAGCGCAGACCCGCCGGAATTCAAGACCGTCATTAACCGTAAAATGGTTGATAAAATCGGCCTTCAGGTGAGGGAGTGA
- a CDS encoding sensor histidine kinase has translation MNFKRMNFRNIGIHARVLSAAVILISASTMSLGYWGVNIINQFVTSRFSRQIEFMTQYLALNSELGILINEQGLLRDLAINMLGENDIAGVVIEDGQGQELVRELRQIPGPFETTRKGVYLSNIMEDNDTMDLVGGHGDADRIGRVIVTYSTKGIEDLVTTMKHRFLMIALILIIVSGLIFYVISRSLVTPVISLAKIARKVSMGNHLIRASEGNTPETIKLADAFNDMLDSIARGRQTIVQAYEKMAKQETLAEVGKFSMLIAHEVKNPLGIIKSSLEMLKRELAIPQENIALTYAEEEIESLNDLIESFLMFARPARPNFEKTDLNRLMYQVVMGFEIQYNSTRLEIRSFVPENPFYAKADFDLLSRGITNIIRNACEANQGRGKVDISIGCQNKKWQLWVKDQGKGVPEEKLKKIFEPFFTTKAKGTGLGLAFADQVVKAHGGSIKAENSPHGGAVFCVTLFSSLNDMENQGSLV, from the coding sequence ATGAACTTCAAAAGAATGAATTTCAGAAATATCGGCATACACGCAAGGGTTCTTTCAGCAGCGGTGATTCTCATCAGTGCCTCCACCATGTCATTGGGGTATTGGGGGGTGAATATCATCAACCAGTTTGTGACATCCCGTTTCAGCCGGCAGATTGAGTTTATGACTCAGTACCTGGCACTTAATTCGGAGCTGGGCATCCTGATCAATGAACAGGGACTTTTAAGGGATCTGGCCATAAATATGCTTGGGGAAAATGATATTGCCGGTGTAGTAATCGAGGATGGCCAGGGCCAGGAACTGGTCAGGGAACTTCGCCAGATTCCAGGACCGTTTGAAACAACCCGAAAAGGGGTTTATTTGTCTAACATCATGGAAGACAATGATACCATGGATCTTGTTGGCGGACATGGTGATGCCGACAGGATAGGCAGGGTTATAGTAACTTATTCCACAAAAGGAATTGAAGATCTGGTAACAACAATGAAACATCGGTTTTTAATGATCGCTCTGATTCTTATCATAGTATCCGGCCTGATATTTTATGTGATTTCCAGGTCTCTGGTTACTCCTGTGATATCCCTTGCAAAAATTGCCAGAAAAGTATCCATGGGCAATCATTTGATCCGGGCTTCGGAAGGAAACACACCTGAAACCATCAAGCTTGCCGATGCATTTAACGACATGCTTGATTCCATTGCGCGGGGGCGGCAAACCATTGTTCAGGCATATGAAAAAATGGCAAAACAGGAAACTCTTGCTGAGGTGGGTAAATTTTCCATGCTGATTGCCCACGAGGTGAAAAATCCTTTGGGAATTATAAAAAGTTCTCTTGAAATGCTTAAACGCGAGCTTGCCATTCCTCAGGAAAACATTGCTTTGACTTATGCGGAAGAAGAAATAGAAAGTTTAAACGATCTGATCGAAAGTTTTCTTATGTTTGCCAGACCGGCCCGGCCCAATTTTGAAAAAACGGATTTAAACCGGCTGATGTACCAGGTGGTTATGGGCTTTGAAATACAATACAATTCAACCCGGCTTGAAATAAGATCCTTTGTCCCTGAAAACCCGTTTTATGCCAAAGCTGATTTTGATCTGCTTTCAAGGGGGATAACCAATATTATCAGGAATGCCTGCGAGGCAAACCAGGGAAGGGGCAAGGTTGATATTTCAATTGGGTGCCAAAATAAAAAATGGCAGCTTTGGGTAAAAGATCAGGGCAAGGGGGTCCCCGAAGAAAAGCTAAAAAAAATTTTTGAACCTTTTTTTACAACAAAGGCAAAAGGGACCGGGCTAGGTCTTGCTTTTGCAGACCAGGTTGTCAAGGCCCATGGCGGAAGCATTAAGGCCGAAAACAGTCCCCACGGAGGTGCTGTGTTTTGTGTGACATTGTTTTCAAGTTTAAACGATATGGAAAATCAAGGAAGTTTGGTATAA
- a CDS encoding sigma-54-dependent transcriptional regulator has translation MADISTILIVDDEAKMRNLLSMMLERKGYQIDQATDGKDALKKVSAGTYDLVISDIKMPEMDGKELINRMREQNIVTPVVFITAFATVDSAVDMMRQGAADYVTKPFDESKIHIMVERALNLSRIVNENRELKQALEEKQENRQLIYESNSMGGVVDLVKNVASVDTAVLILGESGTGKEIIARHIHYQSQRSRNRFVPVNCAAISSNLVESELFGYEKGSFTGADSRRRGKFEYATGGTLFLDEIGDMPLDSQGKLLRALQEKKFQRVGGNQEIPVDVRIICATNRNLETMVQQNKFRQDLFYRINVFPISIPPLRQRKEDVVPLAMYLMQKFPFGKSHTISEGACRKLNEYPWPGNVRELANVIERCLILTRETQKITSDTLSFLKPNEPAAGGRVIVKLPPGGVQLNHVQFSLVKQALQAAGNNQTTAAKLLGLSRSKLRVLLKNMDGEQ, from the coding sequence ATGGCAGACATATCCACTATACTTATTGTTGATGATGAAGCAAAAATGAGAAATCTTCTTTCCATGATGCTGGAAAGAAAAGGATATCAGATTGATCAGGCAACCGACGGGAAAGATGCTTTGAAAAAGGTGTCTGCAGGTACATATGATCTTGTGATTTCCGATATTAAAATGCCGGAAATGGATGGAAAAGAACTGATAAACCGGATGAGAGAACAGAACATTGTAACCCCTGTTGTGTTTATCACCGCCTTTGCAACGGTTGATTCCGCCGTTGACATGATGCGGCAGGGCGCTGCAGATTATGTCACCAAACCTTTTGATGAATCCAAAATTCATATCATGGTTGAACGGGCTTTAAACCTTTCCCGCATTGTAAATGAAAATAGAGAATTAAAACAAGCACTTGAAGAAAAACAGGAAAATAGGCAGCTGATCTATGAATCAAACAGCATGGGGGGGGTTGTTGACCTGGTAAAAAATGTTGCATCTGTTGATACGGCAGTCCTGATACTGGGAGAATCGGGTACGGGCAAGGAAATCATTGCCCGGCATATCCATTACCAAAGCCAGAGAAGCCGCAATCGGTTTGTTCCGGTGAACTGTGCTGCAATTTCTTCCAACCTGGTTGAGTCGGAATTGTTCGGATATGAAAAAGGCTCTTTTACCGGTGCTGATTCCCGGCGGAGGGGGAAGTTTGAGTATGCTACAGGAGGCACCCTTTTTCTGGATGAAATCGGGGATATGCCCCTGGATTCTCAAGGAAAGCTTTTGCGTGCCCTTCAGGAAAAAAAGTTTCAGCGGGTCGGGGGAAACCAGGAGATTCCCGTGGATGTCAGAATTATATGTGCCACAAATAGAAATCTTGAAACCATGGTTCAGCAGAATAAGTTTAGACAGGACCTTTTTTACAGGATCAATGTGTTTCCCATTTCGATTCCACCTCTGCGCCAGAGAAAAGAGGACGTGGTTCCGCTTGCCATGTACCTGATGCAAAAATTTCCTTTTGGAAAATCCCATACCATCAGCGAAGGTGCCTGCCGCAAGCTCAATGAATATCCTTGGCCCGGAAATGTGCGCGAGCTTGCAAACGTTATTGAACGCTGCCTGATTTTAACCAGGGAAACCCAAAAGATCACATCTGATACGCTTTCTTTTTTAAAACCCAATGAACCTGCGGCGGGAGGCCGGGTGATTGTCAAGCTGCCGCCGGGAGGGGTTCAGCTCAATCATGTTCAGTTCAGCCTGGTCAAACAGGCATTACAGGCAGCCGGCAACAACCAGACAACTGCTGCAAAGCTCCTGGGGCTGAGCCGGTCAAAACTCAGGGTACTTTTGAAAAATATGGATGGTGAGCAATAA
- a CDS encoding TonB-dependent receptor plug domain-containing protein: MISDAYMKLVMIATVVLVSVVSLFVVSVSASDTMLMFVGEDLDVLSIASRKEESAWSAPAIAKVISHDALSESGALTVAEAVDDVAGFHVEKTNKGSIPYLRGIPNSALVLYDTVPIGSGADKSDHLIDYETSLASIKRIEIIRGAGSVLWGPDAFAGVINAVPFTGRDFSGIETGLTLSSADQGKQAYVRYGASKGAWSSFFCVSARQATEDDTPVNVISFWNDGISPTQAEERFGSSTLDDSQYVDLYGNVSFSDWLVISAKLSDGQKAFSVTDWDREYIWEEQKLYGSKMFKLEASKDIGIDSGIRFAVYYSDIGLEKTVIDRQFEQNEYSVFGELMYERSLFSSDALLTVGTSYKEDHFKDILVWNSFYPGFLVSENQDFLPDFSQKDYENTLFSVFGQYRHKIKDIEFWAGFRNDDHEKFEDKVSFSSGIAWELSSELMVKAIYGSGYRTPFAKQVDGIMENCLEQIKNINLQLQYKPNPKILFSMTVFRNDIKDHVVGDRYEGAGVSLPNRQTIDGIELEWEFVATQTLSFSGNATFLDNDGTYETFLSYEHISYPDYYPVLHHSYDTGSDIMFNFSGVWQMAEHIKLVSQIEYFSGRELYYSMDDETRKYPDAWLCNLRLRFEDVNSWDIDLFVNNIFSSKYKTFDAASDHFSESFSAGITLKYKW, translated from the coding sequence ATGATATCAGATGCTTACATGAAACTGGTTATGATTGCCACGGTCGTTCTTGTATCTGTTGTTTCTCTCTTTGTTGTTTCTGTTTCTGCATCCGACACCATGCTGATGTTTGTGGGAGAAGATCTGGATGTGCTTTCCATTGCCTCGAGAAAAGAAGAATCCGCCTGGAGTGCGCCTGCCATTGCCAAGGTGATCTCCCATGATGCTTTGTCAGAGTCTGGTGCGCTTACTGTTGCCGAGGCTGTTGATGATGTGGCAGGCTTTCATGTTGAAAAAACCAATAAAGGGTCCATTCCGTATTTAAGGGGTATACCCAATTCGGCACTGGTGCTATATGACACCGTTCCCATTGGTTCCGGGGCGGATAAATCCGATCACCTGATTGATTATGAAACCTCCCTGGCATCCATTAAACGGATCGAAATTATAAGGGGTGCGGGTTCTGTTCTGTGGGGCCCGGATGCATTTGCCGGTGTGATAAATGCCGTCCCCTTTACGGGCAGGGATTTTTCCGGGATTGAGACCGGCTTGACCCTGTCGTCTGCTGATCAGGGCAAACAGGCGTATGTGAGATACGGGGCAAGCAAAGGGGCATGGTCCTCTTTTTTCTGTGTTTCCGCCCGGCAGGCAACAGAAGATGATACCCCCGTCAATGTTATCAGTTTCTGGAATGACGGCATTAGCCCTACACAGGCGGAAGAGCGGTTTGGAAGCAGTACACTGGATGATTCTCAATATGTTGATTTGTACGGTAACGTGTCGTTTTCAGACTGGCTGGTGATTTCTGCAAAATTGTCGGACGGTCAAAAAGCCTTTTCCGTAACCGACTGGGACCGCGAATATATTTGGGAAGAGCAAAAATTATATGGTTCAAAAATGTTTAAACTGGAGGCGTCAAAAGATATCGGCATTGATTCGGGTATTCGGTTTGCCGTGTATTACTCGGATATCGGACTTGAAAAGACGGTTATTGACCGACAGTTTGAGCAGAACGAATATTCAGTGTTTGGTGAACTGATGTATGAACGGTCATTGTTCTCTTCAGATGCTTTGTTAACAGTGGGAACTTCTTATAAAGAAGATCATTTTAAGGATATCCTTGTGTGGAATAGTTTTTATCCCGGATTCCTGGTGTCCGAAAATCAGGATTTTTTGCCGGACTTCTCGCAAAAGGATTATGAAAACACCCTGTTTTCAGTTTTTGGTCAGTACCGCCACAAAATAAAGGATATCGAGTTCTGGGCCGGTTTCAGGAACGATGACCATGAAAAATTTGAAGACAAAGTCAGTTTCAGCTCCGGTATTGCTTGGGAGTTATCTTCTGAACTGATGGTCAAGGCCATCTATGGTTCGGGTTATAGAACGCCGTTTGCCAAGCAGGTGGATGGAATTATGGAAAACTGCCTTGAACAGATCAAAAATATTAATCTCCAGCTGCAGTACAAACCCAATCCCAAAATCTTGTTCTCTATGACGGTTTTCAGGAACGATATTAAGGATCATGTGGTGGGGGACCGATATGAAGGGGCCGGGGTCTCTTTGCCCAACCGACAGACAATTGATGGGATTGAATTGGAATGGGAATTTGTGGCAACTCAAACCCTGTCTTTTTCCGGGAATGCCACTTTTTTAGACAATGACGGAACTTATGAAACCTTTCTTAGTTACGAACATATCAGTTATCCTGATTATTATCCGGTATTGCACCACAGTTATGACACCGGCTCGGATATTATGTTCAATTTTAGCGGGGTTTGGCAGATGGCAGAGCATATCAAACTGGTTTCTCAGATTGAGTATTTTTCCGGGCGAGAACTTTATTATTCCATGGATGATGAAACACGGAAGTATCCGGATGCGTGGCTGTGCAATCTGCGATTGCGGTTTGAGGATGTCAACTCCTGGGATATTGACCTGTTTGTAAACAATATTTTCAGCAGCAAGTATAAGACCTTTGATGCGGCATCAGACCATTTCAGCGAGTCCTTCAGTGCCGGAATTACCCTTAAATATAAATGGTAA
- a CDS encoding TolC family protein: MKYPIFYNAFILVFTLTLLNGMAFAGQTMTLEQCLETGIKNNPSLKAAGLGVAAAGHDIKAARADFLPAVSSGYSYSMLGSISSKGPTETDYLDQESRTFNIKMTQILYAGSRVVNAYGKAKILEQAAQAQMDLEKLELIYNIEITFYRVMKARQDVITVTESVNRLSESIKSAKAFFEKELVPYVDVLQARVDLADAKEQLGIAKNNLNRERVALFALMDLPLDPDMEFSGGQYNTVTDDPSFESCLQQAFENRPDIKSLEYQLDAANKDAGIAMGKYMPMVRLDIGYYDQDRDYDKPGTSISGDYDRDQRNRYWSTGIYATWDMFDGGRSWYEKEKYNAQASKIKSLIKEAENMISTGIHKALYSMSEAQQRISTSGEALIAAKEYYEMEEKRLNAGLSTVPSLLDAQYRLIRAQGNQTRAVLDYQLAKSELKLMTAEK, from the coding sequence GTGAAATACCCTATTTTTTATAACGCTTTTATACTGGTTTTTACCCTGACCCTGTTAAATGGCATGGCATTTGCTGGACAGACCATGACCCTGGAACAATGCCTGGAAACAGGAATCAAGAACAATCCTTCCCTTAAAGCCGCAGGGCTTGGTGTGGCGGCTGCCGGCCATGACATCAAGGCGGCCAGGGCTGATTTTCTGCCGGCCGTATCATCAGGTTATTCTTACAGCATGCTTGGCAGCATAAGTTCAAAAGGCCCTACGGAAACCGATTATCTTGATCAGGAGAGCAGGACATTCAATATTAAGATGACCCAGATTCTCTATGCCGGATCAAGAGTTGTCAATGCTTATGGCAAAGCCAAAATTCTTGAGCAGGCAGCCCAGGCTCAGATGGACCTTGAAAAACTGGAGCTGATTTATAATATTGAAATAACTTTTTATAGAGTAATGAAAGCCCGGCAGGATGTTATTACAGTTACCGAGTCAGTCAACAGGTTGAGTGAAAGCATCAAGTCTGCCAAAGCGTTTTTTGAAAAAGAACTCGTTCCCTATGTGGATGTCCTCCAGGCCCGAGTGGACCTGGCAGATGCAAAAGAGCAGTTGGGGATTGCAAAAAATAATTTAAATCGCGAGCGCGTAGCATTGTTTGCCTTGATGGACCTGCCGCTGGATCCGGACATGGAATTTTCCGGCGGGCAGTATAATACTGTAACGGATGATCCTTCTTTTGAATCTTGCCTTCAGCAAGCCTTTGAAAACCGGCCGGATATCAAGAGTCTTGAATATCAGCTTGATGCTGCAAACAAAGATGCCGGGATTGCAATGGGAAAATATATGCCTATGGTCAGACTTGACATTGGGTATTACGACCAGGACAGAGATTATGACAAACCTGGCACTTCAATATCCGGGGACTATGACAGGGATCAGAGAAACCGTTACTGGTCAACCGGTATTTATGCCACCTGGGATATGTTTGACGGCGGCAGGTCATGGTATGAAAAAGAAAAATACAATGCACAAGCAAGCAAGATAAAATCTCTGATCAAAGAAGCAGAAAACATGATTTCCACAGGAATCCATAAGGCGCTTTATTCCATGTCTGAAGCTCAGCAGCGCATCTCAACTTCCGGTGAAGCATTGATTGCTGCAAAAGAGTATTACGAGATGGAAGAAAAGCGCCTCAATGCAGGTCTTTCCACAGTTCCATCGCTTTTGGATGCCCAGTACCGCTTGATTCGTGCCCAGGGAAATCAGACCCGTGCTGTTTTAGATTATCAGCTGGCAAAATCGGAATTGAAATTGATGACGGCAGAAAAATAA